One Pseudomonadota bacterium genomic region harbors:
- a CDS encoding helix-turn-helix transcriptional regulator, which translates to MATNEEVLAGIGRRIAEIRTNRNLTQAQVAEAINIGVQYLQIVEAGRQNLTISTLNRLAVFLPGRQLKSGQ; encoded by the coding sequence ATGGCGACCAACGAGGAAGTCCTGGCCGGAATTGGCAGACGAATAGCCGAGATACGGACCAACCGGAACCTGACCCAGGCGCAAGTTGCCGAGGCCATCAATATCGGAGTGCAGTACCTACAGATCGTCGAGGCAGGAAGACAGAACCTCACGATCTCTACCCTGAACCGCCTGGCGGTCTTCCTCCCCGGTCGACAGTTGAAAAGCGGCCAGTGA